Part of the Catalinimonas alkaloidigena genome is shown below.
CATTAACATTCTCGCTTACCGATGGTAATCAGCAGGCGAATGCTCAACTTGAAATCACTGTTGGCTTTGAATCCATCGTAGATATAGCTACCAGAAGTGATGATTTTGAAACCCTGGTACTTGCGCTGACAGAAGCAGGTTTGGTGGATGATCTTCAGGGTGATGGTCCTTTCACCGTATTTGCGCCTAACGATGATGCTTTTGCGGCAGCAGGAATTTCTTCAGAGGCAGACCTTCCTGAGACTGATGTTCTGGCTAATATTCTTCAATACCATGTCGTATCGGGCCTAGTTTTATCAACGGACCTGGAATCAGGTTACTATGAGACACTAAGCGGAGACAGCTTATATGTTGATGTAACTGATGACGGTATTTTTGTAAATGGTGCTGAAGTACTGACTGCTGACCTTGAAGCAGGTAATGGTGTTATCCACGAAATTGAAGAGGTATTACTGCCTGATGTAACTTACTACGAGGCATTCTTGCTGGCTGCCCCTGATAGTGATGAGCAGTCAGAAACATTCTTTAGTACCATGGATGGTGAGATATACTCTTATGATGAAGTTATCAGTACAAATGAGACTGTATCTGAAACTATAGATTTTGGTTATTACTACGGGCTTACCGCAAATGCTACTTTGGCTTCGCCTGATGCGTACCCTACAAATATTTACGCAGGTCTTGTAGCCTGGAGTGTTAGAAATACCACTGTATTCAGAAGCACAAACTTAAGCCCTGAAGGCTTTGATGCCCTGGCATCTTCCCAAGGAGATGAGATTGAAGCTGAGTTTGAAGCAGGTACTGCTCTGAATAATACAGGGCGTGCTACTGGCTTAGCGGCTGATAATGTAGTTGCGTTCCAGACTGAAGATGGTCGTTTCGGGCTCATAAAAGTCGTTGAAATTGTAGACGGAAATGGTGATGGCAATTTTGACGGAGCTGAAGATGGAATTCAGATTGCTGTTAAGGTCACTCAGTAGTAGAGAATAGACATATTGTGAGAAAAGCTCTCCCATTAGGAGGGCTTTTTTTGTTTTATAGCATCGTAAAAACTTATCTGTATGAACAAATACAATTTAAGTGTGTTGTCAAAAATAGGGTGTAAGGCCGGGAAAGTATGCTGCGAGATATGAGAGCGTCTGTTTCTCTTCAGTCAGAAAACATCACCAGATATTTTTATGTGTTTTGGGTTCCGGTAAGTACACGATTGGAAATTTTTCAAACTAAATCAATGAAGAAGATGAATAAAGCTTTGCGTTATTTTTTGTTTAGCTCATTAGTGCTATCCGTACTTTTTTTAGCCAGTTGTGAGGATGAGAATGAAGGCCCCTCCGCATCTATCTCTCTTTCTATAGATGGTGAAACCATTGAAGACGATACGTATATCGCCCCTCCCGGTGCAGATATTGAAATTACTGCCTCTCTGGGAGCTAGCAGTACCGATGATATTACTGTAGTAACCAATGGTGCGGCAGTAAGCGTACCTAGTAACAATGTGATTACTTCAGGAAGCAGTATAACCATATCGGTAAGCCCAACTGCTACACTGGACGATGAAGCCACACTCACATTCTCTTCAGGAGGTGTTAACCGTCAGTTGGTGATAGATGTAGGCTACCAGACTGTGGTGGATGCAGCTATGTCTGACGGAAATCTTACTACATTAGTAGCGGCGCTGGATGCTGCTGATCTTGTAGAAACATTAGATGATCAAAGTGCGGAGTATACAGTATTTGCTCCTACCAATCAGGCATTTCAGGGATTGATGACCGCTTTGGGTGTTACTCAGGACGAACTTTTGGCAAGAGAAGATCTGGCAGATATTTTATTGTATCACGTAGTAGAGGGGACCTCTGGTTCTGGTGACCTTGAAAGTGGACAAATTATTGAAACATTGCATCCTGATGGCCTTAGCGTAGTGCTTACTATTGATGACAATGATAATATTATGATTAACGGCGCTACGGTAACTACGTCTGATATAGAGACGGGTAATGGCGTTGTGCACATCATCAACCAGGTGCTGTTACCACAAACGGTAGCTGAGTACGAGGCAGTTTTATTAGCCGCTCCTGTAGGACAAGGGCCAGGTGAGCGATCTTCCACTACTTTCTTTAGCGCAGATGATGGAGGAGTATACTCAGTTGATGATGTAGTTAATGGTACTGATGGAATTACTTCTGCCGATATTGATTTTGGTTATTATTATGGTGAAAATAACAATGCCTCTATCGCTGCTCCTTCTGACTATCCTTCAAACATATACAATCTTGGAGCGGGTGGTGCTAACTGGAGTGCATTGAATGCGACGATGTTTCGTCCAACCAATAACCTGACACTGGATGACTTTAATGCGATCAGTGCCGCTGATGCAGCCCGTCTGGTACAGGAATACGAAATTGCTACTGAAGATCCCACTACCGAAATTACTGATTTATCTGCCGGAGAGCTTTATGCTTTCAAGACAGTAGATAACCGCTACGGAATATTCTTTGTGGAAGAAATTGTAGACGGCAACGATGACGGCGAATTCGATGGAATAGAAGATGAAATTGAGCTTGAAGTAAAAGTGACTCAATAAGCCTTGCAGCCCTAGCTATAAAAGCTCTCTTTTACGGGAGCTTTTTTTTAGTTTATATACTGCATTGCAAAATCTTTTTTCTATATTTGCAGTTCTTTTTGGATAGCGTATTTAAAATACAAATATATCATGAGCGATCTGTTAAAATTTATAGAGGAGGAATATCAGGATGTACGTAAAAAATACCCTGAATTTCAGGCAGGTGATACGATCAACGTACACGTAAAAATTACTGAGGGTAATAAAGAGCGTATCCAGCAATTCCAAGGTGTTGTTATTCAGCGCCGTAATGAGAACTCAAACGGAGAAACCTTTACTGTAAGAAAAGTATCTAACGGTATTGGAGTAGAAAGAATATTCCCTTTGATGTCTCCCAGCATTGACAAAGTTGAGGTAATCAGAAAAGGTAAAGTGAGAAGAGCGAGATTATTCTATCTGAGAGGTCGCCAGGGTAAAGCTGCCCGTATCAAAGAAAGAAGATAGAAGTTAAGTTAGTATAAGATATAAGACTTTTGAAGCGCCATTGTCTGTGAGAGATAATGGCGCTTTTCTATTATTTACTTTTTTTTCCCCCACTTAAGTTTGTCGTAGTCCATATCGTCAGCGGGCTTGCTCTCAGGATTGTTCTTAGGCTGTTCGCCAGTGATTTTTGCTGAGCCTTCATAGCCTTTATGAGGGTGGTTACTCTGTCTTTCCTGTACATATTGCCGGCCATCTGCCGATTCATGTGATTGGTTTTCCATAGCCTTTTCTCCATAATAATTATAGAGCTTTTCAAGTTCCTGATCATCACTTCCCTTGAGCTTATGGATGTCTATGGAAGGAGCGTTTTTGATACGGTGAGCAGCTACCTTGAGCGCCACATCGGAGGCTTGAGGGTTGAACCTGAGTAGATGAAACGGAAGGGCGATATAGTCACTGCCCAAGCCTAAAATGCCTCCTTCTGACAGGATGGCAATCTTAGCTTGATTATCTTCCGGGTTGATTAATATGTCGTATATCTTCCCAATCTCTTCTCCTGTCTCATCATGAACAGTGTTGGATAGAATATTGTCGCGAGTGGATAAATATTGATTTAACATGTTTCTATGTGTGTAAATTTTTAACTAATTCTACACAGGTAGAACCAAGTAGGGTTTATAAAGTTTAGGCGCCGGAGCCTATAGTACCAAGCTGATTTACAGTTTTATCATACACTTTTAAGAAACCGCTTTCGGTTCCATCTTTGTAGCCCTTCTAAAGCCATATTGCCATTTTTGTGCTAAAATTTTCAATGAGTTCCTGCCTGCCCCTTTTTGATGACCTCTTTGTTCCTGAAGCTTATCCCTTGCATAATAACACTGCCAGCGACGCTGCCTTAGACCGTCAAGCTTCTCTACTGAGCAGGTTTCCCTTATGAAGCTACACTTACATCAGTAAGGTAATAGATTACAAGAGTTCATTGGCAAGGTTAGCTAACTCGGAGCGCTCTCCTTTTTCCAGCGTAATATGCGCATATAGCGGATGACTCTTGATCTTGTCTATCAGATAAGAAAGTCCATTACTCTGGGAATCCAGATAAGGTGTGTCTATTTGATAAATGTCGCCTGTGAACAAAATTTTGGTGTTTTCCCCTGCCCTGGTAATAATTGTTTTTACCTCGTGAGGAGTGAGATTTTGTGCTTCGTCTACAATAAAAAAGATATTTGATAAGCTCCGCCCTCGAATGTATGCCAGCGGAGTAATGACCAGTTTTTCCGTATTGAGCATTTCGGTAATGCGGGTATGGTCCTTATCATTCTCATGAAACTGATTCTGAATAAATTTCAGGTTATCCCAAA
Proteins encoded:
- a CDS encoding fasciclin domain-containing protein, whose translation is MSKLLRYFLFSSLVLSVLFLASCEEDTETPMGDLAVSLDPSGSIQAAPGDTVEVEVTLTNASAGAEATALSDSGGDFIGDNLVASGESVEFVVPEDAASGDIITLTFSLTDGNQQANAQLEITVGFESIVDIATRSDDFETLVLALTEAGLVDDLQGDGPFTVFAPNDDAFAAAGISSEADLPETDVLANILQYHVVSGLVLSTDLESGYYETLSGDSLYVDVTDDGIFVNGAEVLTADLEAGNGVIHEIEEVLLPDVTYYEAFLLAAPDSDEQSETFFSTMDGEIYSYDEVISTNETVSETIDFGYYYGLTANATLASPDAYPTNIYAGLVAWSVRNTTVFRSTNLSPEGFDALASSQGDEIEAEFEAGTALNNTGRATGLAADNVVAFQTEDGRFGLIKVVEIVDGNGDGNFDGAEDGIQIAVKVTQ
- a CDS encoding fasciclin domain-containing protein, producing the protein MKKMNKALRYFLFSSLVLSVLFLASCEDENEGPSASISLSIDGETIEDDTYIAPPGADIEITASLGASSTDDITVVTNGAAVSVPSNNVITSGSSITISVSPTATLDDEATLTFSSGGVNRQLVIDVGYQTVVDAAMSDGNLTTLVAALDAADLVETLDDQSAEYTVFAPTNQAFQGLMTALGVTQDELLAREDLADILLYHVVEGTSGSGDLESGQIIETLHPDGLSVVLTIDDNDNIMINGATVTTSDIETGNGVVHIINQVLLPQTVAEYEAVLLAAPVGQGPGERSSTTFFSADDGGVYSVDDVVNGTDGITSADIDFGYYYGENNNASIAAPSDYPSNIYNLGAGGANWSALNATMFRPTNNLTLDDFNAISAADAARLVQEYEIATEDPTTEITDLSAGELYAFKTVDNRYGIFFVEEIVDGNDDGEFDGIEDEIELEVKVTQ
- the rplS gene encoding 50S ribosomal protein L19; amino-acid sequence: MSDLLKFIEEEYQDVRKKYPEFQAGDTINVHVKITEGNKERIQQFQGVVIQRRNENSNGETFTVRKVSNGIGVERIFPLMSPSIDKVEVIRKGKVRRARLFYLRGRQGKAARIKERR
- a CDS encoding PRC-barrel domain-containing protein, with the protein product MLNQYLSTRDNILSNTVHDETGEEIGKIYDILINPEDNQAKIAILSEGGILGLGSDYIALPFHLLRFNPQASDVALKVAAHRIKNAPSIDIHKLKGSDDQELEKLYNYYGEKAMENQSHESADGRQYVQERQSNHPHKGYEGSAKITGEQPKNNPESKPADDMDYDKLKWGKKK